From the genome of Alkalilimnicola sp. S0819, one region includes:
- a CDS encoding alpha/beta fold hydrolase produces the protein MPIFRFDNRDIHYELYGEPGQPVITLVNGLSMRTSHWAPYFKRLPELGCRVLSYDMIGQGASSKPILGVSFDDHAVMLKALHEHLAIENPYVMGISFGGVVALKYAHLYPDALAGLIPASTFSELDPQLTGHARNLYIGMARVGFEFYLDLLMPLNFTNTWMGQNQNLIEVIKRVGVASNELFGIQNLMESLAEFESITPKLAGVRCPTLILNAEFDSLTPRHLHDLIRLAIPGSKLVIVPKMAHAFTLEVPELTARLLADFVHEVEQGRWVGDQSVWLAAEDPKAEPLLVPYHGEHLRWTGAPTGKPTTGKPTAAAQPAARKKPAAPKAATKPAARKAAAKTTASSSKPRGRPAAKRNRGSSTTG, from the coding sequence ATGCCGATATTCCGATTCGACAACCGCGATATCCACTACGAACTCTACGGGGAACCCGGCCAGCCGGTGATCACCCTGGTCAACGGGCTGTCCATGCGCACCTCGCACTGGGCGCCCTACTTCAAGCGCTTGCCGGAGCTGGGCTGCCGGGTGCTGAGCTACGACATGATCGGCCAGGGCGCATCCTCCAAGCCGATCCTGGGGGTGAGCTTCGATGACCATGCGGTGATGCTGAAGGCCCTGCATGAGCATCTGGCGATCGAGAACCCGTATGTGATGGGGATTTCCTTCGGCGGCGTGGTGGCGTTGAAGTACGCCCATCTGTACCCGGATGCCCTGGCCGGGCTGATTCCGGCCAGCACCTTCAGCGAACTGGACCCGCAGCTCACCGGGCATGCGCGCAATCTCTACATCGGCATGGCCCGGGTGGGCTTCGAGTTCTATCTGGATCTGCTGATGCCGCTGAATTTCACCAATACGTGGATGGGGCAGAACCAGAACCTCATCGAGGTGATCAAGCGGGTGGGGGTGGCGAGCAATGAGCTGTTCGGCATCCAGAACCTGATGGAGTCGTTGGCGGAGTTCGAGAGCATCACGCCGAAGCTCGCCGGGGTGCGCTGCCCGACGCTGATTCTCAACGCCGAATTCGATTCGCTCACGCCGCGACATCTGCATGATCTGATCCGCCTGGCGATTCCCGGTTCGAAGCTGGTGATCGTGCCGAAGATGGCCCATGCCTTCACGCTGGAGGTGCCGGAGCTCACGGCGCGGCTGCTGGCGGACTTCGTCCATGAAGTGGAGCAAGGGCGCTGGGTGGGGGATCAGAGCGTGTGGCTGGCTGCCGAGGACCCGAAGGCCGAGCCCTTGCTGGTGCCTTACCACGGCGAGCACCTGCGCTGGACGGGCGCGCCGACGGGTAAGCCGACGACGGGTAAGCCGACCGCCGCCGCCCAGCCCGCTGCCAGGAAGAAGCCGGCGGCGCCGAAGGCCGCTACCAAACCGGCGGCCAGGAAAGCCGCCGCCAAAACCACCGCCAGCAGCAGCAAGCCGCGCGGCCGGCCTGCAGCGAAGCGAAATCGAGGCTCGTCCACCACGGGGTGA